A single window of Selenomonas sputigena DNA harbors:
- a CDS encoding bacteriophage abortive infection AbiH family protein yields MMNILVIGNGFDIEYGIPSSYKNFLDFVDIFKNVYCRRETIEKLNKAERKAFFTQKLEEISKIYRDIFGLWNTNESIDPLFREFYDMISDNYWINYFIDPIARLEGKSNWVDIEAEILHVIQTLTEKREFIMQSGFDATAMRNLNKKDKKFLPLFMESVMNGWSETGGKVERKQQMSYWHQMKVVLQDDFSKLVRALELYINYFIDFDKVNKRNIFDGIEFDYLITFNYTNTYRTLYNRTISQDFIHGQAQANRNKEDSNVVLGIEEFLDEGQKDRDIEFIGYRKYYQRIVKHCDFSYRTVLNKPQNSLSIWFFGHSLALSDKDILINLLPSSNLASQFSKTPKNNVQKAYICYYNQQTLEQQVVNLVQILGQDALNDLVCGANPKIEFVFQGDFKRKRTIAMNAER; encoded by the coding sequence ATGATGAATATTCTTGTTATAGGAAATGGCTTTGATATCGAATATGGTATTCCGAGTAGTTATAAGAATTTTTTGGATTTCGTTGATATTTTTAAGAACGTTTATTGTCGTAGAGAGACAATAGAGAAACTTAATAAGGCGGAGCGAAAAGCTTTTTTTACACAAAAATTAGAAGAAATATCAAAAATATATAGAGATATTTTCGGACTATGGAATACTAACGAATCTATCGACCCCTTATTTCGTGAGTTCTATGATATGATAAGTGATAACTATTGGATCAATTATTTTATTGATCCAATAGCTAGACTTGAAGGAAAAAGTAACTGGGTGGACATTGAAGCTGAGATCTTACATGTTATACAAACATTGACTGAAAAACGAGAATTTATTATGCAATCAGGTTTTGATGCAACTGCCATGCGTAACCTGAACAAGAAGGATAAAAAATTCCTGCCCCTTTTTATGGAGAGCGTGATGAATGGATGGAGTGAGACGGGCGGAAAAGTAGAAAGAAAACAACAAATGAGCTATTGGCATCAGATGAAAGTCGTACTACAGGATGATTTTTCTAAGCTGGTTCGAGCATTAGAGTTATATATCAATTACTTCATAGATTTTGATAAAGTGAATAAGAGAAATATTTTTGATGGGATTGAATTTGATTATCTTATAACCTTTAATTACACAAATACATATCGAACTCTATATAACCGCACAATCTCTCAAGATTTTATTCATGGACAAGCTCAAGCAAATCGCAATAAGGAAGACAGTAATGTAGTTTTAGGAATTGAAGAATTCCTCGATGAAGGTCAAAAGGACAGAGATATAGAGTTTATTGGGTATAGAAAATATTATCAACGTATTGTAAAACACTGTGATTTTTCCTATAGAACAGTATTAAATAAACCGCAGAATTCACTTAGCATATGGTTTTTTGGGCATTCGCTTGCCTTATCAGATAAAGATATTCTTATCAATTTACTCCCTAGTTCGAATTTAGCATCTCAATTTTCTAAAACACCTAAAAATAATGTGCAAAAGGCTTACATCTGTTATTATAATCAGCAGACATTGGAGCAACAAGTTGTAAATTTAGTTCAAATTTTAGGACAGGACGCCTTAAATGATTTGGTTTGTGGTGCAAATCCTAAAATTGAATTTGTTTTTCAAGGTGACTTTAAGAGAAAACGAACGATAGCCATGAATGCGGAAAGGTAG
- a CDS encoding sugar phosphate nucleotidyltransferase translates to MQIVLLSGGAGKRLWPLSNDLYSKQFLRILRREDGTLESMIQRVCRQVQCAAPDTPITVATGREQVSLIRRQLGSGVNISVEPCRRDTFPAIALVSAYLHEVRGIPLDEAVAICPADPYVDEGYFRAVVQLLEEAEREGSANLVLMGIEPTYPSEKYGYIMPVSQEPQSMVQSFKEKPDKEKAAEYIEQGALWNSGIFAFKLGYALDKARELLNYTDYEDLFNRYEELSKISFDYAVVEKEKNIAVQRYSGTWLDIGTWNTLAEVMPEHTIGRVTMDETCRNAHVVNTLPMPILCMGLKDVVVAASPEGILVSDKERSSAMKPYAERLHTPVMYTEKSWGEFQIIDAETESLTIKITLSPGRSLTYHLHERRDETWTVIEGRGWVKLDGNEFAVAEGQTVRIPRGSFHTIRAETLLKVMEIQTGEDIDAEDKIVWGGEIW, encoded by the coding sequence ATGCAGATAGTATTACTTTCAGGTGGAGCTGGGAAACGGCTATGGCCTCTGTCCAATGATCTTTATTCTAAACAATTTCTCCGCATCTTGAGACGCGAGGATGGGACGCTGGAGTCGATGATTCAGCGTGTTTGCCGTCAAGTGCAGTGCGCCGCGCCGGATACGCCCATCACCGTTGCGACAGGTCGCGAGCAAGTCTCGTTGATTCGCCGCCAGCTTGGTTCTGGGGTGAACATTTCGGTGGAACCGTGCCGGCGTGATACGTTTCCTGCGATAGCGTTGGTGTCTGCCTATCTGCATGAAGTGCGCGGTATTCCTCTCGATGAGGCTGTAGCGATTTGTCCTGCCGATCCTTATGTCGATGAGGGATATTTTCGTGCCGTTGTGCAGTTGCTCGAAGAAGCCGAGAGGGAAGGTTCTGCGAATCTTGTCTTGATGGGAATCGAGCCGACGTATCCGAGCGAGAAGTATGGTTATATCATGCCTGTTTCGCAAGAGCCGCAGAGTATGGTGCAGTCGTTCAAAGAGAAGCCGGATAAGGAGAAGGCTGCAGAATACATCGAACAAGGCGCTTTGTGGAATAGCGGCATTTTCGCGTTCAAGCTTGGCTATGCGCTCGATAAGGCTCGTGAATTGCTGAACTATACGGATTACGAGGATCTTTTCAATCGCTATGAAGAGCTTTCCAAGATCAGCTTTGATTATGCTGTGGTCGAGAAAGAGAAAAATATTGCAGTTCAGCGCTACAGTGGCACTTGGCTTGATATAGGCACGTGGAACACGCTTGCTGAGGTGATGCCAGAGCATACGATTGGTCGCGTCACGATGGATGAGACTTGCAGGAATGCTCATGTCGTGAATACGTTGCCGATGCCCATCCTTTGCATGGGATTGAAGGATGTCGTGGTGGCAGCGAGCCCGGAAGGCATCCTCGTTTCGGACAAGGAGCGATCCAGCGCAATGAAGCCTTATGCAGAGCGACTTCATACGCCAGTGATGTATACGGAAAAGTCATGGGGCGAGTTTCAGATCATCGATGCAGAGACGGAGAGTTTGACCATCAAGATTACACTGAGTCCAGGACGCTCGCTCACCTATCATTTGCACGAGCGCCGCGATGAAACGTGGACGGTGATTGAAGGCCGTGGCTGGGTGAAACTCGACGGTAATGAGTTCGCTGTTGCTGAGGGGCAAACGGTGCGTATACCTAGGGGGTCTTTTCATACGATACGGGCAGAGACGCTGCTGAAGGTGATGGAGATTCAGACGGGTGAGGATATTGATGCGGAGGATAAGATTGTGTGGGGCGGCGAAATATGGTGA
- a CDS encoding DUF262 domain-containing protein: MSDLLIRNEPIQAVFSWYMNEKFWVNRKYQRKLVWTLAEKSKFINSIMRSYPVPLFLLAETSQCNEQGYEIIDGMQRLEAVFSFLRGDYSVTLDGENGFFDLSTMAETKALLDSNEIQQNTPVLSRKMCVDLANYQIPLSITRFQEEEVEEIFRRINATGRLLSHQDLRQAGATEYFSELVRKISSQIRRDTSPSDRLPLSKMREISLSSSKLPYGINLKDVFWVRQQIITVNNMRLSRDEELISYLLMYILLGDKIDPTAKNLDEIYGAENNSKNIINDIAVVVEREGEKEIIERFIKVFDEFERVLEKSNRSFSWLVFGDESHAKVRTFQVVFLAFYKLLTNGKILVSIDRLIEQLSGIGKREFNNISSRKWTAKYRNEKINAIEGIIKDCFMDSEQSNPAVDNWVSKLENILMQSKIEQQLFDFKVGVYDFCSRKYNEQCIRKCVKTLTAMANMKKNTTGYILLGVADDKKDADKHKKLYGTKPKSFNNFFIVGVDGEVEKYHKSMDEYYNRIKQVIEKEPVDDYIISYITRNMRLVNYYDRSIVVLSLQSKDKPLLYDQKYYERRGANNHRLDVNEVSPPYMADLFSRFQ, encoded by the coding sequence ATGTCTGATTTGCTTATTAGAAATGAACCGATTCAGGCAGTATTTAGTTGGTATATGAATGAAAAATTTTGGGTTAATAGAAAGTACCAGCGAAAACTGGTATGGACATTAGCAGAGAAAAGCAAGTTTATAAATTCGATCATGCGCTCTTATCCGGTACCATTATTTTTATTGGCTGAAACAAGTCAATGTAATGAACAGGGGTATGAAATTATTGATGGGATGCAGAGGTTAGAGGCTGTTTTTAGTTTTTTGAGAGGAGATTATAGTGTTACTCTAGATGGAGAAAATGGTTTTTTTGACTTGTCTACAATGGCAGAAACGAAGGCCTTATTGGATAGTAATGAGATACAGCAAAATACACCTGTTCTGTCACGAAAAATGTGTGTAGATTTGGCAAATTACCAAATCCCTTTGTCTATAACAAGGTTTCAAGAAGAAGAGGTAGAAGAGATTTTTAGAAGAATAAATGCAACAGGGAGATTACTTTCTCATCAAGATTTGCGTCAAGCAGGAGCGACCGAATATTTTTCTGAGTTGGTCAGGAAAATATCCAGTCAGATAAGACGTGACACTTCACCTTCGGATAGACTTCCTTTATCAAAGATGAGAGAAATCAGTCTTTCATCTTCAAAATTGCCGTATGGAATTAATCTGAAAGATGTTTTTTGGGTCAGACAGCAAATTATTACTGTTAATAATATGCGATTGTCTAGAGATGAAGAATTAATCAGTTACTTGTTAATGTACATATTGTTAGGAGACAAAATAGACCCGACCGCAAAAAATCTAGATGAGATTTATGGAGCTGAAAATAATTCAAAAAACATTATAAATGATATTGCTGTTGTTGTTGAGCGAGAAGGTGAGAAAGAAATTATTGAGCGATTTATTAAGGTTTTTGATGAATTTGAAAGAGTTTTGGAAAAGTCTAATCGATCATTTAGTTGGTTGGTGTTTGGAGATGAATCACATGCAAAAGTGAGAACTTTTCAAGTTGTATTTTTAGCTTTTTATAAATTGTTGACCAATGGAAAAATTCTAGTAAGTATAGATAGACTGATTGAGCAACTATCAGGAATTGGAAAGCGTGAATTCAACAATATATCTTCTAGAAAATGGACGGCAAAATATAGAAATGAAAAAATAAATGCAATAGAGGGGATTATAAAGGATTGCTTTATGGACTCAGAACAGAGTAATCCTGCAGTTGATAATTGGGTAAGTAAACTGGAAAATATTCTTATGCAATCTAAAATAGAACAACAACTTTTTGATTTTAAGGTGGGGGTGTATGATTTTTGTTCTAGAAAATATAATGAGCAATGTATAAGGAAATGTGTAAAAACCTTGACTGCAATGGCTAACATGAAAAAAAACACGACGGGATATATTCTTCTTGGTGTTGCAGATGATAAAAAAGATGCGGATAAGCACAAGAAACTATACGGAACAAAACCAAAGTCGTTTAATAATTTTTTTATAGTTGGAGTTGATGGAGAAGTAGAAAAATATCATAAAAGTATGGATGAATACTATAATAGAATTAAGCAAGTTATAGAGAAAGAACCTGTTGATGATTATATTATCTCATATATTACTAGAAATATGAGATTAGTTAACTATTATGATAGAAGCATTGTGGTTCTATCTTTGCAATCAAAGGATAAACCTTTGCTATATGATCAAAAGTATTATGAGAGGCGTGGAGCCAATAATCACAGACTTGATGTAAACGAAGTATCTCCTCCTTATATGGCGGACTTGTTTTCACGCTTCCAGTAA
- a CDS encoding UvrD-helicase domain-containing protein yields the protein MAMMIDARPSFRGEARVWESLERLLPDSVVVYNNREVNGREFDFCLLIEGVGILVIEVKGWLADKVLVEGVDRILVEGLDAPQRSPKKQARAYRFALLNKISEKYNSSPCVFDMVCYPFISKAEYLSVRLDVVSEETLTIFKEDLESREALLEKIHGAYDSLRHVPHAEFSAEFLLRLRRDWEPNLPEAVRPTEAAAQPYSLLSIHPGALRRAEAERIVSEYFAGIKRIVFLGDRTSYEQLAAAFDAGFKRRNIEPSANGLQIGYAHGLVAGADSFRTFNLEVYFVENLIEIAATDVVIEEGAAERELLEKLSAVTLFNAQQYQIEHAPANAHILVEAGAGTGKTFSMVSRVAFLCGKKTAAVTNLAEEIAMVTFTNDAANNMKARLKQMFVHSFVLTKQPRFLRLVEEVDRAHISTIHRFALDILRGEALYTGLGTNFRIASDAYLRGKIYDDCLNDFLARMEEENPNFLQEIPVPLYELKKKLMSMADRLLAKSVDLKRLKRSQMGVVDDQPIPYFNDLIEEVVVLAEEIYGREMHATNALDLTECLILLQQVLDECPEKLRSLKSRYLFIDEFQDTDDVQIQVFRKLQNKVDADCHLFVVGDLKQSIYRFRGARLSAFKQLMSDVRMVWASYSLTRNYRSDRRLLERLHEVFCRMGEQQYLPYREEADRLFGSVETGIAEEDLFGSVPCPSRAAFFDTVIDVLRAQEEIAASLMKEREERRQQPLSKAERTIAVLVRSNWQVEKLTDAAKKRGVELHTKSGGELYQLESTLDLYKLLLALENSANPVHLVNFIESNYTWLRLDYQKYRGMESAACLADLRRILDEFFTIHMEKTWQEVVNEAHAQPILFVLRHLYEALQPWKKYSSEQAEQRYYMANYEYLLERIIRFSRADALTLHQMTEYLKVSILTEQKQPARDIDFDDEGIQLICTTVHKAKGLEYGTVVLPYTDADMGGLSKGGLDAHYSDGKLAYIVSFDNGIEVRNSHYDENMETREQIAEESRILYVALTRAIRSCVWIYRPNRNAAVTWGSLLEV from the coding sequence ATGGCGATGATGATCGATGCGAGGCCTTCCTTTCGCGGGGAAGCGAGAGTTTGGGAGAGTTTGGAGCGGCTGCTGCCGGATTCTGTTGTGGTTTACAATAACCGTGAGGTCAACGGGCGCGAGTTTGATTTTTGCTTGTTGATCGAGGGTGTCGGCATTTTGGTCATCGAGGTCAAGGGGTGGCTGGCGGACAAGGTGCTTGTTGAAGGTGTTGATCGAATTCTCGTGGAGGGGCTTGATGCACCGCAGAGGTCACCGAAGAAGCAGGCGCGTGCCTATCGCTTTGCCCTGTTGAATAAAATCAGCGAGAAGTATAACAGCAGTCCCTGTGTGTTTGATATGGTCTGCTATCCGTTCATCAGCAAGGCGGAGTATCTTTCTGTGCGTTTGGATGTTGTTTCGGAAGAGACGCTTACGATTTTTAAGGAGGATTTGGAGAGCCGCGAGGCACTGCTTGAGAAAATCCATGGAGCGTATGATTCGCTGCGTCATGTTCCTCATGCGGAGTTTTCGGCGGAGTTTCTTCTGCGGCTGCGGCGGGATTGGGAACCGAATCTGCCGGAGGCTGTCCGACCGACGGAGGCGGCTGCTCAGCCATATTCGCTTCTTTCGATCCATCCGGGTGCGCTTAGGCGAGCTGAGGCGGAGCGAATCGTATCGGAGTATTTCGCAGGAATCAAGCGCATTGTCTTTTTGGGCGACCGCACGTCGTATGAGCAGCTTGCCGCCGCTTTCGATGCGGGCTTCAAGCGGCGCAATATTGAGCCGAGTGCGAACGGCTTGCAGATCGGCTATGCGCATGGGCTTGTTGCAGGGGCGGATTCTTTTCGCACGTTCAACCTCGAGGTCTATTTCGTCGAGAATCTCATAGAGATTGCGGCGACGGATGTTGTGATTGAGGAGGGGGCGGCGGAGCGGGAGCTTTTAGAGAAGTTGTCGGCTGTTACGCTCTTCAATGCGCAGCAGTATCAGATCGAACATGCACCTGCAAATGCACATATCTTGGTTGAGGCGGGCGCGGGAACAGGAAAGACGTTTTCCATGGTTTCCCGCGTCGCTTTTTTGTGCGGCAAGAAGACGGCTGCTGTGACGAATCTCGCAGAAGAGATTGCGATGGTGACCTTCACCAACGACGCGGCGAACAATATGAAGGCGCGGCTGAAGCAGATGTTCGTCCATTCCTTCGTCTTGACGAAGCAGCCGCGCTTTTTGCGGCTGGTCGAGGAGGTGGATCGTGCTCATATTTCTACGATCCATCGCTTTGCCCTTGATATTTTGCGCGGGGAGGCGCTCTATACGGGACTGGGGACGAATTTCCGCATTGCATCGGATGCGTATTTGCGCGGGAAAATCTACGACGATTGTTTGAACGATTTTCTCGCAAGGATGGAAGAGGAAAATCCGAATTTTCTGCAGGAGATTCCCGTGCCGCTCTATGAGCTGAAGAAGAAGCTCATGAGCATGGCGGATCGCCTGTTGGCGAAAAGCGTTGACTTAAAGCGGCTCAAGCGGTCGCAAATGGGCGTCGTGGACGATCAGCCGATCCCGTATTTCAACGATTTGATCGAAGAGGTCGTAGTCTTGGCGGAGGAAATCTATGGGCGGGAAATGCATGCCACCAATGCGCTGGATTTGACCGAATGTCTGATCCTCCTGCAGCAGGTGTTGGATGAGTGCCCGGAAAAGCTCCGCTCGCTCAAGAGCCGATATTTGTTCATCGATGAGTTTCAGGATACGGACGACGTTCAGATTCAGGTCTTCCGCAAGCTGCAAAATAAGGTGGACGCGGACTGCCACTTGTTCGTCGTGGGGGATTTGAAGCAGAGCATTTATCGCTTCCGCGGGGCGCGTCTCAGTGCCTTCAAGCAGCTGATGAGCGATGTGCGCATGGTCTGGGCATCATATTCGCTCACGCGCAATTATCGAAGCGACCGGCGGCTGTTGGAACGGCTTCATGAAGTCTTTTGCCGCATGGGCGAGCAGCAGTATCTTCCCTACCGCGAGGAGGCTGACCGCCTTTTCGGCAGTGTGGAGACGGGCATTGCCGAAGAGGATTTGTTTGGATCGGTTCCGTGTCCGTCGAGGGCGGCGTTTTTCGATACGGTTATCGATGTTCTGCGTGCGCAGGAGGAGATCGCGGCCTCTCTCATGAAGGAGCGCGAGGAGCGGCGTCAGCAACCGCTTTCCAAGGCCGAGCGCACGATTGCCGTCCTGGTCAGAAGCAATTGGCAGGTAGAGAAGCTGACGGATGCGGCGAAGAAAAGGGGCGTCGAGCTTCACACGAAGTCTGGCGGCGAGCTCTATCAGCTGGAATCGACGCTGGACCTCTACAAGTTGCTGCTCGCTCTGGAAAACAGCGCGAATCCCGTTCATCTGGTCAACTTCATCGAGTCGAATTATACATGGCTGCGGCTCGATTATCAGAAGTATCGCGGCATGGAGTCTGCCGCCTGTCTTGCCGATTTGCGGCGCATTCTGGATGAGTTTTTTACGATTCACATGGAAAAGACGTGGCAAGAGGTTGTCAATGAGGCGCATGCACAGCCGATTCTTTTTGTCCTTCGTCACTTGTACGAAGCGCTGCAGCCATGGAAGAAGTACAGCTCGGAACAGGCCGAGCAAAGGTACTACATGGCGAACTACGAGTATCTGCTCGAACGCATTATTCGATTTTCGCGTGCGGATGCGCTGACGCTCCATCAGATGACGGAGTACTTGAAGGTCTCGATCTTGACCGAGCAGAAGCAGCCGGCGCGCGACATCGACTTTGATGACGAGGGGATTCAGCTCATCTGTACGACGGTGCACAAGGCGAAGGGGCTTGAGTATGGCACGGTCGTGCTGCCCTATACGGATGCGGACATGGGAGGCTTGAGCAAGGGCGGGCTTGATGCACATTATTCCGACGGCAAATTGGCGTATATTGTCTCGTTCGATAACGGGATCGAGGTTCGCAACTCTCACTATGATGAGAACATGGAGACGCGCGAGCAAATTGCCGAGGAATCGCGCATCCTCTATGTCGCCTTGACGCGGGCGATTCGAAGCTGCGTGTGGATCTATCGTCCGAACCGCAATGCCGCTGTCACTTGGGGCTCGTTGCTGGAGGTATGA